TGTGGTATATTTTTCAAAATCCACTCTGTTCCTTTCTCTCCCTTCCTTTGTAAAGCATGTCCGTCAATGTCTTTGTGGAGGGGAAGGTTAGGCTCGCCCGTAGGACTACGCCCGAGGGATGGATTTCTCTATATCTCCTTATTAAACCCCGTCTGCTCAACTTATCTCTACCTTGCCTGCCCGTCTGAGCATTAGCGAAGGAGGGTAGGGCTGGTTCGTATGCTATATTTTAAACTACCTGTGTAGAACAATCCTCAAAATCCCCGTTGTGCTATCTGGGAGACGATGACGCACCAACTCTGAGGCACAAGGTAAGCAACTTTAGTCGGTTTACAAAAGGGGGAAGTATTGTAGAAACAAGCACCAACTCTGCTTTGCTACCCCTCGCTTCTTTAGTCGGTTTAATAAAGGGGAAAATACTTGCCCCCTCATCCTTTCCTTCTCCCCGTTGGGGAGAAGGAAATATCCCTCTCTTCTTCTCCCCTCTCCCCACAGGGGATAGGCTCGCCCGTAGGGCTACGCCCGAGGGGAAGGGTGAGGGGGATATTAATTTTTAGTATACATTTGATGTAAAAATAGTATGAATATCTTAGTGTCCAAAAATATGGGAATTTAGGATAATATTTATGCTGTTAAAATAATAAAAAGGGGAAAAAGAAGAAATGAAAACATACTAATAGAAATAATTAAATATCTTAAATTATAGTTTTACATTTGAAAGGTTTAAGTTTATTTTTCTTCTTTTAGTTTTTTTATTTTATCCCTGTAATATATTGCCTGCTCAAAATCCAATTTTTTTGCTGCTCCCATCATCTTTTTTTCAAGTCGTTTTATTGTCTGAAAAACATCCTTTCCGTAATATTCTTCTTCTTTTTCTGCTATTTTTCTTTCTTCTCTTATATTTTTCCCTCCAAGAATCTCACTTACACTTTTATAGATTGGTTTTTCAATTGAACGAGGTGTTATGTTATATTTTTTATTGTATTCAATCTGTATTTTCCTTCTCCTTTCTGTTTCTTCAATTGCTCCTCTCATTGCATCTGTTATTCTATCAGCATACATTACAACCTCTCCATCAATACTTCTTGCGGCTCTTCCTGCAATTTGAATTAAAGATGTCTCACTTCTTAAAAACCCTTCTTTATCAGCATCAAGTATTGCTACAAGAGAAACTTCAGGTAGGTCAAGTCCTTCCCTTAATAAATTTATTCCAACAAGAACATCAAAATTCCCCTCTCTTAAATCCTTTAAAATTTCCACTCTTTCAAGCGTATCAATTTCATAATGTAAATACATAACTTTTATATCAAATTCTTTTAAGTAATCAGCAATTTCCTCTGCTAAATGTTTACTTATAGTTATTACAAGAACTCTTTGTTTTTTCTTTATTCTTTCTTTTATTCTTGGAATTAGGTCGTCTATCTGTGTTTTTGTCTCTTTTACAATTATTGGCGGGTCAATAAGTCCTGTTGGTCTTATAATTTGTTCAACAATTAGAGGTGATTTTTCTCCAAGTCTATTTACTCCACATTTTTCAAGTTCATATTTTCCAGGTGTTGCCGAGACATAAATTACACTATTGGCAAGTTTTGTAAATTCATCAAATTTTAAGGGTCTGTTATCAAGTGCAGAAGGAAGACGAAACCCATATTGGACAAGTGTTTCCTTCCTTGCTTTATCTCCAAAATACATTCCTTTTATTTGGGGGACGGTAACATGAGATTCGTCAATAAAAATTAAATAGTCATCAGGAAAATAGTCAAGAAGAACTTCAGGCCTTTCTCCTGGTAATCTTCCTGCTAAATGACGGCTATAATTTTCTATTCCATGACAATAACCTAATTCTTCAAGCATTTCAAGGTCATATTTTGTTCTCATTTCAAGTCGTTCTGCTTCAAGAAGTTTTCCTCTTTTTTTAAAGTCATCAACACATATTTCTAATTCCTCTTTTATACTTTCTATTGCTTTTGTGAGTTTATCTCTTGGTGTAACAAAATGTTTTGCTGGATAAATATAAATTTCTTCTTCATCAGATAATTTTTTGTTTGTTAATGGGTCAAATTTTTCAATTTTAACAATTTTGTTTCCTACCATGCCAATTCTTACTCCAATTTCTTCATAAGATGGTATTATTTCAATTGTATTTCCTCTTACTCTAAACTTACCTCTTGTGAAGTCAAACTCATTTCTTTCATACTGAATTTCAATAAGTCGTTTCAAAATATATTTTCTTTCTGTGTTTTGCCCTTTTTCTAAATGAAGCATCATTGCTTTATGGTCTTCGGGACTGCCAATTGGGTAAATACAGGAAACACTTGCAACAACTATGACATCTCTACCTGATAAAATTGCACTTGTAGCAGCAAGCCGTAATCTATCTATATCCTCATTTATTGAAGCGTCTTTTTCAATATAAGTATCTGTTTCAGGAATATATGCTTCTGGCTGATAATAGTCATAATAACTAACAAAATACCTTACCTTATTTTCGGGGAAAAACTCTCTAAATTCACTATAAAGTTGGGCAGCAAGTGTTTTGTTATGAGAAATTACAAGAACAGGGCGATTAACTTTTTCTATTACATTTGCCATTGTAAATGTTTTTCCACTACCTGTAATCCCAAGTAATATCTGTTGTTTTTTACCTTTTTCTAAATTTTTAACAAGTTGTTTTATTGCTTCTGGTTGACTTCCCGCAGGTTTAAATTTTGATATGAGTTTGAAATTATCCATAAAAATATTATACCTGAAAAATCCCTGTGATTAGTAAATTATTTATTTACCATTATCACACTGTTTCTTAAACAGAATCCACTCTATTTTAACAACAAAACGGTTATTTTTGCACCTTTCTTTACTTTTTATTTTATCGGGAGGTGCTATTTTAATTCTGATTTTTCGAGTAGATTTCTCTTTTGTCTTGTCTAACATACCTTTTCGTGTAGATTTATTATGTCTCAATTCGAAAATTTGACAATTTATAAATGTATGTTTTACAATTTTTGTAGTTAAAATTTTATGGATGGTTGCTTCTTGTTTTTACAGGAAAAAATAGACATTATCCACGTATTGCTAAATAAGAACATAAGTTTTTCAACTGTTTAATTTCAGCTTGGGTGAGTGCTGTAAGGCACGAACCTGCCGTGTTATACGATGTTGGTTGCCTTTGGTCATCGATTATTTTTCAAGAATTCTTTCCCCTTCTCTGTAATTTCCCATATTCCTCTTGGGGAATGGGGGCTTAATAATCCATCCTGAACCATTACATACCTCTCCCATTGAGCAGTATTTTGCCATCTTATCATAACTCCAGATGGTAATTTTTTATAGTCAACAGAATTTAGAATATGTTTCATTTTAATCTCGACCTTTTCTAAGATTTTATCCATTTCACCTGTACCACCGAGTTCTATCAGTGCTTCTAATATAGGAATGCGAAAAGCTTGACGAGGGGTTCTCTCTCCTTTAGATATTACTCTGGAGTATTTAATTCCTTTTGGGACCATAGTAGTAGGACTAATAGCATTTGCCTTTCCCCCGACAGTAGGTTGTATATCTTCTCGTGGTCTACTTCTATTACAATAACGATGTGTTAATCGTGCATTTGCGGGTATTGTTTTTCCACCTTGCCAATATTGCTCTACATGGTCAACCTCAGCGTCATCAACAAGATGAATCCTCTGTCCACAGATGGCACAGGTAGGATTAGATTCCCAAAGCTGTTTTTTGTATTGCAAAGAAAAAGTTCGTG
This DNA window, taken from bacterium, encodes the following:
- the uvrB gene encoding excinuclease ABC subunit UvrB — protein: MDNFKLISKFKPAGSQPEAIKQLVKNLEKGKKQQILLGITGSGKTFTMANVIEKVNRPVLVISHNKTLAAQLYSEFREFFPENKVRYFVSYYDYYQPEAYIPETDTYIEKDASINEDIDRLRLAATSAILSGRDVIVVASVSCIYPIGSPEDHKAMMLHLEKGQNTERKYILKRLIEIQYERNEFDFTRGKFRVRGNTIEIIPSYEEIGVRIGMVGNKIVKIEKFDPLTNKKLSDEEEIYIYPAKHFVTPRDKLTKAIESIKEELEICVDDFKKRGKLLEAERLEMRTKYDLEMLEELGYCHGIENYSRHLAGRLPGERPEVLLDYFPDDYLIFIDESHVTVPQIKGMYFGDKARKETLVQYGFRLPSALDNRPLKFDEFTKLANSVIYVSATPGKYELEKCGVNRLGEKSPLIVEQIIRPTGLIDPPIIVKETKTQIDDLIPRIKERIKKKQRVLVITISKHLAEEIADYLKEFDIKVMYLHYEIDTLERVEILKDLREGNFDVLVGINLLREGLDLPEVSLVAILDADKEGFLRSETSLIQIAGRAARSIDGEVVMYADRITDAMRGAIEETERRRKIQIEYNKKYNITPRSIEKPIYKSVSEILGGKNIREERKIAEKEEEYYGKDVFQTIKRLEKKMMGAAKKLDFEQAIYYRDKIKKLKEEK